The proteins below come from a single Streptomyces sp. B3I8 genomic window:
- a CDS encoding DUF6716 putative glycosyltransferase codes for MPASESKPPRIAVLADSDTRWKWGALTAGRIAPGASMEAGPRGTVQAGPLGAASDGTRESAPEGTAPALDGFLLRGRATPTPRQLAEVGVHADSLREVTAVEFLRAMAREEYDIVVLALVGGGVQAMLHGLKRVWEGRGRRPVVVTGYVGVVYEKLADGLLLRHGADLVLANSRQDAERFRAVYEGVGADASAVTEVALPFLGGAAYTGAPEPSAEQGGRPYTVVFAAQPSVPAGRRERTYLLDRLVRHARQHPEREVLLKLRSRPGEHTTHIEELPYQKLAQRIDLPPNLRLVYGHMGEVLDRTDLLVTVSSTAALESLHRRIPTVVLTDLGVREVLGNHHFTGSGCLASWDQLDAGHRPEPDAAWVARQGVAADGSYATAFDAARERIAKLLGRPGGLPPLTPYYTPVTAPGYLPGILARHHLGPDGSPLPGAPAADREPGPVREIVRRAARGAYRHGVQRVAPVIRRMGEL; via the coding sequence GTGCCAGCAAGCGAATCCAAGCCCCCGCGCATCGCCGTTCTGGCGGACTCCGACACCCGCTGGAAATGGGGTGCGCTGACCGCCGGACGGATCGCGCCGGGCGCCTCCATGGAAGCGGGGCCGCGCGGGACCGTGCAAGCCGGGCCGCTCGGGGCGGCGTCGGACGGGACGCGCGAGTCGGCGCCGGAGGGGACCGCCCCCGCGCTCGACGGTTTCCTGCTGCGCGGCCGGGCCACGCCCACACCGCGCCAGCTCGCCGAGGTCGGCGTCCACGCCGACTCCCTGCGCGAAGTCACCGCCGTCGAGTTCCTGCGTGCCATGGCGCGCGAGGAGTACGACATCGTCGTGCTCGCCCTCGTCGGCGGTGGGGTGCAGGCGATGCTGCACGGCCTCAAGAGGGTCTGGGAGGGCCGCGGCCGCCGCCCCGTGGTCGTCACCGGCTACGTCGGCGTCGTCTACGAGAAGCTCGCCGACGGCCTGCTGCTGCGGCACGGCGCGGACCTCGTCCTCGCCAACTCCCGCCAGGACGCGGAACGTTTCCGCGCGGTGTACGAGGGGGTCGGCGCCGACGCCTCGGCGGTCACGGAGGTGGCGCTGCCGTTCCTCGGCGGCGCGGCCTACACCGGCGCGCCCGAGCCGTCCGCGGAGCAGGGGGGCAGGCCCTACACGGTCGTCTTCGCCGCCCAGCCCTCCGTGCCGGCCGGCCGCAGGGAGCGCACGTACCTGCTCGACCGCCTGGTGCGGCACGCCCGGCAGCACCCCGAGCGCGAGGTGCTGCTCAAGCTGCGCTCCCGGCCCGGCGAGCACACCACGCACATCGAGGAACTGCCCTACCAGAAGCTCGCCCAGCGGATCGACCTGCCGCCCAACCTCCGCCTCGTCTACGGACACATGGGGGAGGTCCTGGACCGCACCGACCTGCTGGTCACGGTCAGCTCGACGGCCGCGCTCGAATCGCTGCACCGCCGCATCCCGACCGTGGTCCTCACCGACCTCGGGGTGCGCGAGGTGCTCGGAAACCACCACTTCACCGGCTCCGGCTGCCTCGCCTCCTGGGACCAGCTCGACGCCGGGCACCGTCCGGAGCCCGACGCGGCCTGGGTCGCCCGGCAGGGCGTCGCGGCCGACGGCTCGTACGCCACCGCCTTCGACGCCGCCCGGGAGCGGATCGCGAAGCTGCTGGGCCGGCCCGGCGGGCTGCCCCCGCTGACCCCGTACTACACGCCCGTGACGGCGCCCGGCTATCTGCCCGGCATCCTCGCCCGCCACCACCTCGGCCCGGACGGCAGCCCGCTGCCGGGCGCGCCCGCCGCCGACCGCGAGCCGGGCCCGGTCCGGGAGATCGTGCGCCGCGCGGCGCGCGGTGCCTACCGGCACGGGGTGCAGCGGGTCGCCCCGGTGATCCGCCGGATGGGGGAGCTGTGA
- a CDS encoding N-acylneuraminate cytidylyltransferase — MTHPDTGAMRRVLAVIPARGGSKGVPAKNLAPVGGVPLVARAVRECRASRLVTDVVVSTDDHAIAAVAREAGAEVVLRPAAIAGDTATSEAAVRHAMDAHEALHGAPVDVVLLVQCTSPFLVREDIDGVAGAVVGKGADTAVTVAPFHGFVWRDGDPAAPAGPDAPEAGGGHGVNHDKSYRPRRQDRPQDLLETGAAYAMDAAGFRVHGHRFFGRTDLVRTDPARVLEIDDPHDLARARALAPLFDADRPGALPTAADIDAVVLDFDGTQTDDHVLIDSDGREFVSVHRGDGLGIAALRRSGLRLLILSTEQNPVVAARARKLKLPVLHGIDRKDLALKQWCEEQGIAPERVLYVGNDVNDLPCFALVGWPVAVASAHDVVRGAARAVTTVPGGDGAIREIAGWILGPSLDSPAPLTK, encoded by the coding sequence ATGACCCACCCGGACACCGGCGCGATGCGCCGGGTGCTCGCCGTGATCCCCGCGCGCGGCGGCTCCAAGGGGGTGCCCGCGAAGAACCTCGCCCCGGTCGGCGGGGTACCGCTGGTGGCCCGCGCGGTGCGCGAGTGCCGTGCCAGCCGCCTGGTGACCGACGTCGTCGTCTCCACCGACGACCACGCGATCGCCGCCGTCGCCCGCGAGGCCGGCGCCGAGGTCGTGCTGCGGCCCGCCGCGATCGCCGGCGACACCGCCACCTCCGAGGCCGCCGTGCGACACGCGATGGACGCGCACGAGGCCCTGCACGGGGCGCCCGTCGACGTCGTCCTGCTCGTGCAGTGCACCAGCCCCTTCCTCGTCCGCGAGGACATCGACGGGGTGGCCGGCGCGGTCGTCGGGAAGGGCGCCGACACGGCGGTGACCGTGGCCCCCTTCCACGGCTTCGTCTGGCGGGACGGCGATCCCGCCGCACCCGCCGGCCCCGACGCCCCCGAGGCGGGCGGCGGCCACGGCGTCAACCACGACAAGTCCTACCGCCCGCGCCGCCAGGACCGTCCCCAGGACCTGCTGGAGACCGGCGCCGCCTACGCGATGGACGCGGCCGGCTTCCGCGTCCACGGGCACCGCTTCTTCGGCCGCACGGACCTCGTGCGCACCGACCCGGCCCGGGTCCTGGAGATCGACGACCCGCACGACCTCGCCCGCGCCCGCGCCCTCGCGCCCCTCTTCGACGCGGACAGGCCCGGCGCCCTCCCGACCGCCGCCGACATCGACGCGGTCGTACTCGACTTCGACGGCACCCAGACCGACGACCACGTGCTGATCGACTCCGACGGACGGGAGTTCGTCTCCGTGCACCGCGGGGACGGCCTCGGCATCGCGGCCCTGCGCCGCAGCGGCCTGAGGCTGCTGATCCTGTCCACGGAACAGAACCCGGTCGTCGCCGCCCGGGCCCGGAAGCTCAAGCTCCCGGTGCTGCACGGCATCGACCGGAAGGACCTCGCGCTGAAGCAGTGGTGCGAGGAGCAGGGCATCGCGCCCGAGCGCGTGCTCTACGTCGGCAACGACGTCAACGACCTCCCGTGCTTCGCCCTCGTGGGCTGGCCCGTGGCGGTCGCGAGCGCCCACGACGTCGTGCGCGGCGCCGCACGCGCGGTCACCACCGTCCCCGGCGGCGACGGCGCGATCCGGGAGATCGCCGGCTGGATCCTCGGCCCCTCCCTCGATTCCCCCGCCCCCCTCACCAAGTAA
- a CDS encoding Crp/Fnr family transcriptional regulator, with protein sequence MVPHIDAIRPADVLAGRQDMPLGTFMRYLPSGAWPLFVSAWGSDARMHARDTVLPIRPDDQFVHIVLGGCVSQERFLTGQEDEGPKVTRFRAAGQLLSEGKLIELPAVVRTTCLTDTWIMPCSVDRMNMLLRKHPDIQKALLRSLETRNRTDELIYGTVSRAPAQRVAGLLFHLARTAGVAGAPGTGTGAVVVGPSQKHLADSLQMGVSTMENALRQLRRPPGGQGSSKRGLVLSHYRRFVVTDLTALRAFAELPGHSDAF encoded by the coding sequence GTGGTCCCCCACATCGACGCGATCCGGCCCGCCGACGTCCTGGCCGGCCGACAGGACATGCCCCTGGGCACCTTCATGCGCTACCTGCCCTCGGGGGCCTGGCCGTTGTTCGTGAGTGCATGGGGCTCGGACGCTCGTATGCACGCCAGGGACACGGTGCTGCCCATCCGGCCGGACGACCAGTTCGTGCATATCGTCCTGGGCGGCTGTGTGAGCCAGGAACGATTCCTCACCGGGCAGGAGGACGAGGGTCCGAAGGTCACCCGCTTCCGGGCGGCCGGCCAGCTCCTCAGCGAGGGCAAGCTCATCGAACTGCCCGCGGTGGTGCGGACCACGTGCCTCACCGACACCTGGATCATGCCGTGCTCCGTGGACCGGATGAACATGCTCCTGCGCAAGCACCCGGACATACAGAAGGCTCTTCTGCGCAGCCTGGAGACGCGCAATCGCACGGACGAGCTGATCTACGGCACGGTCTCCCGCGCCCCCGCCCAGCGGGTCGCCGGCCTGCTGTTCCACCTGGCCAGGACGGCCGGTGTGGCCGGGGCGCCCGGCACCGGCACCGGCGCCGTCGTCGTGGGACCGAGTCAGAAACACCTCGCGGACTCGCTGCAGATGGGCGTCTCCACCATGGAGAACGCCCTGCGCCAGCTGCGCCGTCCTCCCGGCGGCCAGGGGTCGTCGAAGCGGGGACTGGTACTCAGCCACTACCGCCGATTCGTGGTGACCGACCTCACCGCGCTCCGGGCGTTCGCGGAACTCCCCGGACATTCCGACGCCTTCTGA
- a CDS encoding N-acetylneuraminate synthase family protein: protein MSTHSRIRTFGDREAGPGRPVYITGEIGINHNGELDNAFKLIDAAAEAGCDAVKFQKRTPEICTPRDQWDIERDTPWGRMTYIDYRHRVEFGEDEYGQIDAYCKEKGIAWFASPWDPEAVAFLEKFDVPAHKVASASLTDDELLRELRATGRTIILSTGMSTPKQIRHAVEVLGSDNILLCHATSTYPAKAEELNLRVINTLQAEYPNVPIGYSGHETGLQTTLAAVALGAAFVERHITLDRAMWGSDQAASVEPQGLQRLVRDIRTIEASLGDGVKKVYDSELGPMKKLRRVPGVVAEAEIAAAAGEPVAV from the coding sequence ATGAGCACGCACTCCCGCATCCGCACGTTCGGTGACCGCGAGGCCGGCCCCGGCCGCCCCGTCTACATCACCGGCGAGATCGGCATCAACCACAACGGCGAGCTCGACAACGCCTTCAAGCTGATCGACGCGGCCGCCGAGGCCGGCTGCGACGCGGTCAAGTTCCAGAAGCGCACCCCCGAGATCTGCACCCCGCGCGACCAGTGGGACATCGAGCGCGACACCCCCTGGGGCCGGATGACGTACATCGACTACCGCCACCGCGTCGAGTTCGGCGAGGACGAGTACGGGCAGATCGACGCGTACTGCAAGGAGAAGGGGATCGCCTGGTTCGCCTCCCCGTGGGACCCCGAGGCCGTCGCCTTCCTGGAGAAGTTCGACGTCCCCGCCCACAAGGTGGCCTCCGCCTCCCTGACCGACGACGAGCTGCTGCGCGAACTGCGCGCCACCGGCCGCACGATCATCCTCTCCACCGGCATGTCGACGCCGAAGCAGATCCGGCACGCGGTCGAGGTCCTGGGCAGCGACAACATCCTGCTCTGCCACGCCACCTCGACCTACCCGGCCAAGGCCGAGGAGCTCAACCTGCGCGTCATCAACACCCTCCAGGCCGAGTACCCGAACGTCCCGATCGGCTACTCCGGCCACGAGACGGGCCTGCAGACCACGCTGGCCGCGGTCGCGCTCGGCGCCGCGTTCGTCGAGCGGCACATCACCCTCGACCGCGCGATGTGGGGCTCCGACCAGGCCGCCTCCGTCGAGCCGCAGGGCCTGCAGCGGCTGGTCCGCGACATCCGCACCATCGAGGCCTCCCTCGGCGACGGCGTGAAGAAGGTCTACGACTCCGAGCTCGGCCCGATGAAGAAGCTGCGCCGCGTCCCCGGTGTCGTCGCGGAGGCGGAGATCGCCGCGGCGGCGGGCGAGCCGGTCGCGGTCTGA
- a CDS encoding TetR/AcrR family transcriptional regulator, with protein sequence MDRARVADTALRLLNEVGLEGLTLRAIARELDVKAPALYWHFKDKQALLDEMATEMYRRMIAGIPLDHAQTWQERLLAANRGLRTALLGYRDGARVFSGSRFTGAVHAEQMEDTLRVFTGAGFTLAQAVRATQTSYLYTIGYVTEEQGVQPMADERREGYDLDERARVLSDYPLTAAAGREIFEGFDRHFEEGLTLLLAGITAQYGIA encoded by the coding sequence CTGGACCGCGCGCGGGTCGCCGACACCGCCCTGCGGCTGCTGAACGAGGTGGGCCTGGAGGGGCTGACGCTGCGCGCCATCGCCCGCGAGCTGGACGTCAAGGCGCCCGCCCTGTACTGGCACTTCAAGGACAAGCAGGCCCTGCTGGACGAGATGGCGACGGAGATGTACCGCCGCATGATCGCGGGCATCCCGCTGGACCACGCCCAGACCTGGCAGGAACGGCTCCTGGCGGCCAACCGCGGGCTGCGCACCGCCCTGCTCGGCTACCGCGACGGCGCCCGCGTCTTCAGCGGCTCGCGCTTCACCGGCGCCGTCCACGCCGAGCAGATGGAAGACACCCTGCGCGTGTTCACGGGGGCCGGCTTCACCCTCGCCCAGGCGGTGCGCGCGACCCAGACGTCGTACCTCTACACCATCGGCTACGTCACCGAGGAACAGGGCGTCCAGCCCATGGCCGACGAACGCCGAGAGGGCTACGACCTCGACGAACGCGCCCGCGTGCTGTCCGACTACCCCCTGACGGCGGCGGCCGGACGAGAAATCTTCGAGGGCTTCGACCGCCACTTCGAGGAGGGCCTGACCCTGCTGCTGGCGGGCATCACGGCGCAGTACGGCATCGCCTGA
- a CDS encoding glycosyltransferase family 2 protein: MPKLSVIVPFYNVQKYAPDMLRSLRLNSREDFEFVLVDDHSKDATPALLERAVEELSAVARVRYVRHEKNGGLATARNTGLDAAGGEYLTFLDGDDWLAPGYLAELLSAIEDLGCDFVRTDHVQATARARAVFRVPVGRRGEVLNPRESILPAERSTSVDYAYAWAGIYHRRLLDRGLLHFTDGLRTAEDRPWIWKLHREAESFAVVGLLGVFYRRGVASSLTQIGDVRQLDFIRAFDQVLEETARDEDAARLLPKAVRTYCAIIAHHLADEGKFEPAVAKRLRAMSAGAIRRMPQDALDDVLDTMDPHRAARLRRLRRRITTAKAAA; encoded by the coding sequence GTGCCCAAGCTCTCCGTGATCGTGCCGTTCTACAACGTGCAGAAATACGCGCCGGACATGCTCAGAAGTCTGCGGCTGAATTCCCGCGAGGATTTCGAGTTCGTCCTGGTGGACGACCATTCCAAGGACGCGACACCCGCCCTGCTCGAACGGGCGGTCGAGGAACTCTCGGCCGTCGCCCGGGTGCGGTACGTCCGCCACGAGAAGAACGGAGGGCTCGCCACCGCACGCAACACCGGTCTGGACGCGGCGGGCGGCGAGTACCTGACCTTCCTCGACGGCGACGACTGGCTCGCCCCCGGATACCTCGCCGAGCTGCTCTCCGCCATCGAGGACCTCGGCTGCGACTTCGTGCGCACCGACCACGTGCAGGCCACCGCCCGCGCCCGCGCCGTGTTCCGGGTGCCGGTCGGCCGGCGCGGCGAGGTGCTGAACCCGCGCGAGTCGATCCTGCCCGCCGAGCGGAGCACCTCCGTGGACTACGCCTACGCGTGGGCCGGCATCTACCACCGGCGGCTGCTGGACCGGGGTCTGCTGCACTTCACCGACGGGCTGCGGACTGCCGAGGACCGGCCGTGGATCTGGAAGCTGCACCGCGAGGCGGAGTCGTTCGCCGTGGTCGGGCTGCTCGGCGTGTTCTACCGGCGCGGGGTCGCCTCCTCCCTCACCCAGATCGGTGACGTCCGTCAACTGGACTTCATCCGCGCCTTCGACCAGGTGCTCGAGGAGACGGCGCGGGACGAGGACGCCGCCCGGCTGCTGCCGAAGGCGGTCCGCACCTACTGCGCGATCATCGCCCACCACCTCGCCGACGAGGGCAAGTTCGAACCCGCCGTGGCCAAGCGGCTGCGGGCGATGAGCGCGGGCGCGATCCGGCGCATGCCGCAGGACGCGCTCGACGACGTACTCGACACCATGGACCCGCACCGCGCGGCGAGGCTGCGGCGGCTGCGGCGCCGGATCACCACAGCGAAGGCGGCCGCGTGA
- a CDS encoding alpha-2,8-polysialyltransferase family protein: MPRNDRARRTTTQIFCASTLYGAATLAAALESGLFGEADRRLLLVCNNATTPEISPALDEMPGFAPLRAHFDGVLSWNEAIRPFHPGAWAPRPDDVPLFERYLRMLWGLGTDRVELVLESLQVAPALSIATLFTDAPIDVYADGLMSYGPTRNKLDPLVGTRVRRLLHLDLVPGLRPLLLTEFGVPAELVPTPAFLKVMGELGAAVPPPELPEGAALLLGQYLSALDILSPEEEENLHLSMARGAVERGHRTLVFKPHPTAPARYSRALEAEAAKLGVELTVLDTPVLAEVLYERVRPALVVGCFSTALFTASGLYDLPVARVGTELLLERLTPYQNSNRVPVVLADALLPDLGEKAGEEPVPADRLNELVTAVGFVMQPQLHRSLRPAATRYLSAHFGPRTRRYFRRKRLTSLGLPGGIPERLAFLPNNSAARRVVRRARAMRKAVRR; encoded by the coding sequence ATGCCCCGTAACGACCGCGCCCGGCGCACCACGACACAAATCTTCTGCGCCTCCACCCTCTACGGTGCCGCCACCCTGGCCGCCGCCCTGGAGTCCGGCCTGTTCGGCGAGGCGGACCGGCGGCTGCTGCTGGTCTGCAACAACGCGACGACACCGGAGATCAGCCCGGCCCTGGACGAGATGCCGGGCTTCGCCCCGCTGCGCGCCCACTTCGACGGCGTCCTGTCCTGGAACGAGGCGATCCGCCCCTTCCACCCCGGCGCCTGGGCGCCGCGCCCCGACGACGTACCGCTGTTCGAGCGGTATCTGCGGATGCTGTGGGGGCTGGGGACGGACCGGGTGGAGCTGGTCCTGGAGTCCCTGCAGGTCGCACCCGCGCTCTCGATCGCCACGCTGTTCACCGACGCGCCGATCGACGTCTACGCCGACGGGCTGATGAGCTACGGCCCCACGCGCAACAAGCTGGACCCGCTGGTCGGCACCCGGGTGCGCCGGCTGCTCCACCTCGACCTGGTGCCGGGGCTCAGGCCCCTGCTGCTGACCGAGTTCGGCGTCCCCGCGGAACTGGTGCCGACGCCGGCCTTCCTGAAGGTGATGGGCGAGCTGGGCGCGGCCGTGCCGCCGCCGGAGCTGCCCGAGGGGGCGGCGCTGCTGCTCGGCCAGTACCTGTCCGCGCTGGACATCCTCTCCCCCGAGGAGGAGGAGAATCTGCACCTGTCGATGGCACGCGGGGCGGTCGAGCGCGGCCACCGCACCCTGGTCTTCAAGCCCCATCCGACCGCGCCGGCCCGGTACAGCCGTGCCCTGGAGGCGGAGGCGGCGAAGCTGGGCGTGGAGCTGACCGTCCTGGACACGCCCGTCCTCGCCGAGGTGCTCTACGAACGGGTCCGTCCCGCGCTGGTCGTCGGCTGCTTCTCGACCGCGCTGTTCACCGCCTCGGGGCTCTACGACCTGCCCGTGGCCAGGGTCGGCACCGAACTGCTGCTGGAACGCCTGACGCCGTACCAGAACAGCAACCGCGTCCCGGTCGTCCTGGCCGACGCGCTGCTGCCGGACCTCGGGGAGAAGGCGGGCGAGGAGCCGGTGCCGGCGGACCGGCTGAACGAGCTGGTCACCGCGGTCGGCTTCGTGATGCAGCCGCAACTGCACCGCTCACTGCGCCCGGCCGCGACCCGCTACCTCTCCGCGCACTTCGGCCCGCGCACCCGCCGCTACTTCCGCCGCAAGCGCCTCACCTCCCTCGGGCTGCCCGGCGGCATCCCCGAACGCCTGGCCTTCCTGCCGAACAACTCGGCGGCGCGACGGGTGGTGCGACGGGCGCGGGCGATGCGGAAGGCGGTCCGCCGCTGA